tgtgagagtgATGTAttataagtacttaaaaaataaaaaaattcgtgGAACGGGACCTAAGATGGGTTATGGGGCGTGGGCAGGGTATAATTGGGTCAAGATCCGTTGGGCTCAGGGTTTGTTCCGCACAGCCGAAAGTTACCAAGATACCAAACCCGGGAATATAACTGACGTGCAAGAGTCCATTCTATGGTGGTCCAATGGACGAAATTGTCATTTCATTATGTGATAAAATACAATAACAGCTGGTCCTCTTTTCCCCCCTCCTAATACCAATTTGATTAGCACTAATTCCTTAAATTACCACGATGATCGGCCGTCGATATCTTTTTTTGGTGGAAAACGCAACAAaaacttgaaaaacaaaaaagaagagagagagagagaaagaggaggggagggagagagagaagagagatacTAGTAAAAAGGAAAGAACAGCAGCTTTGCAGCTGaaatctctcactctctctctctctctctctctcaactttcCCCTCTCAATTTACTTCCGCATTTGTGCTACAGCACCTTCCCcaaagaagagagggagagagagagagggagaggactGGAGCGTACGTCGTTTGCAGAGTTTGCAGAGTATAGAGTGCCAGGCCTCTCTGGTTCAGTCTGATggattcttctctctctactttctctctcattgaaGTTCGCTTCGTTTATACGGCAACAGAttagacggagagagagagagagagagagaagagaaataCTCCATTAAAAAGGAAAGAATCCAACGCAACAAATCTATTCCTATTTTACTCTGGCGGACCTCAAAGGAACCCTAGGCTTCCTCATCTCCTCAATCTCCTCTCGCATATCGAACCCTTTTGATTTCAAatcgaaaaagaagaaaaggaagagaagagGGTTTTTCTACCCTGTGAAGATGCTTTGGATTATGAGACTGTCAGGGTTTTTCTCCGCTGCGGTCGTGATGAtcgttctctctccctccatgcAGTCCTTCCCACCCGCCGAAGCCATCAGATCGTCCAATCTTGACACCTACTCTCCTCTCAACCGATTCTCCTTCCGGAAATCCTCCCCATTCCGCAATGCCGAAGAATGCACCACTATTCCCATTATCAAATTGGGGAAAAAATCAGGTATCTGCGACCCCTCTCTCGTCCACGTGGCGATTACGCTCGACGTCGACTACCTGCGCGGCTCAATCGCCGCCGTGCATTCCATCCTCCGCCACTCCTTGTGTCCCGAAAGCATATTCTTTCACTTCCTCGTCTCTGAAACCAAACTCGAAACCCTAGTCCGTTCCACCTTCCCTCAGTTGAAATTCAAAGTCTATTACTTCGATCCCGAAACCGTGCGGAGCTTGATTTCCACTTCAGTAAGGCAAGCCCTAGAGCAGCCGTTGAATTACGCGAGAAATTACCTGGCCGATCTGCTCGAGCCCTGTGTGCGCCGCGTTATATACCTGGACTCGGATCTCGTGGTGGTCGACGATATTTCTAAGCTTTGGACGACGCGCTTACAGGGGAAAACCATCGGAGCGCCGGAGTACTGCCACGCGAACTTCACGAAGTACTTCACGTCCAGTTTCTGGTCGGACGAAAGTTATTCGGGCACGTTTTCGGGTCGGAGCCCGTGCTACTTCAACACGGGGGTGATGGTGATCGATCTGGGTAAATGGCGGCGGTTCGGGTACACGAAGCGGATCGAGAGGTGGATGCAGATCCAGAAGAGCGGGGCGACCCGGATCTACGAGCTCGGATCGCTCCCGCCGTTTCTGCTGGTGTTCGCGGGCCACGTGGCGCCGATTGACCACCGGTGGAACCAGCACGGTCTGGGTGGGGACAACGTGAGGGGGAGCTGCAGGGACCTGCACCCCGGTCCGGTGAGTTTGCTCCATTGGAGCGGCAGCGGGAAGCCGTGGCTGAGGCTGGACTCCAAACAGCCGTGCCCGTTGGATACGCTGTGGGCACCGTATGATTTGTACGGACATTAGAAATATGGACTGGGGTTTCGACGGTAAATTTCCTCCGGTgacttcttttgttctttcggTTATCTCATGATCATCGTTTGTTACTCCACTATttgttcctcttcttttttttttttttgtgttttgagttttttttttttttttttgggttcttttATCATGTGGTTAGATCACTGTCCATCATCTCAGGCGATTTGTATTCTATTCGATTATTGGTTctgttgaaaataaaaagaaataccGTAGGGGATTAGTAGATTCAAATAATGTTGCCATTTCAATACGCAATTGGGCGGTGTCTATGATTGGTAGATTGGTACAGGGAAAGTTTGGGCCTGTGTTGGACTCTGTAGTAAACATCTACCCTATATGAGATTATTGCTATTGCTAAATCCACCAATTACAAATCCAAGAAGCAAGCATCTTTAGCTGTCACTCGACCAGGTTGCTTCGGAGTGAGTTTTCCTCCTTTTACAATGCTTAATTGGTTGCTGTAGTGGTAAGTTAGGGCCTGTAATGTGGAATTTATATTTGTATGTGCTCATTTCTTCTGGGTAAGGGATTCTTTATTTACCCTTTCTTTTTAATCGGCTTCGTGGCATGTTGTGTTTGCTCGACAATGGGATGACATTTTAGTAATGTATGTACATCATGCATATATTCATATGGAATGTACAGCTAGCTGGTGGGCATGATTTACTGCAACTTATGTTTTGTGAGCGAATTTAGCGACCCATTCCCAGTGGAGTGTAGGAGGGGGGATATTATTATCATAACTAAAGGACAACTGGGGTAGACGAAATTATAGTGGCGTTTCTGGCTGCAACATTGATCCAGTATTGTTATGTTGTCTTAAACCCTTTCGGTATTAGAAAAATGGCTATTAGAAGGAAGAGGAGGACGAATGTCCTTATGCTGTCATCTAATCTAAAATAAGCCTCTCAAAAATTATGGGGTCGgttggtggcggcggcggctaCAGTTTTATCCAGTCAAAGGGATTCTCAATTCTTGTCATCAGCTGATAAAGAGTATTCGGGCGGTTTCGTAAGCGGTGGTGCTTTGGTGGCAGCGGCCCAATTCGTGTGAACACCATCACTACCCTCCACTCCTTTCTGTCGGTGGGGAGCCATTAGGTAAAGCTAGGAATTTTGGGATTTGAGGGAAATATCTTCTCAACTCTTCTTTACAAGTGGTGCACTGATCTGTACAAACAACATTAATAACGTGGCTTCAAgcgaaggaggaggaggaaagggACCCAGGAGTCATTGTTGAGAAGGAAGTGTCCAAAGTAGGGATGGGGATGTGATTCCTTGCCCAACCCCCCTCTGGCATCACACGTGGCCAGTTACGTCGGTAGACTCGTGTTACCATTGGCAGCCTGTTGTGATTCAGCTCTCTATGATCATCAACATCTGCTTTTGTGCAtaaaactcttgtttatgttGTGGGGTATagtttatttcttcttttttaatagtaGTTTTTAAAGAGCTTGGGGTTTAGTTTTTTAATACTGTGTTATTCTGATTAGTTGCGGAAGGTTTTCTGGGTTTGTTTATTGGGGTTTGGTTCGACGTCGGTTGTTGGCTGCTTCTCTGTTTGGCTTTACTTCTTTTACGTTTGTTTAGTTAAAAAAGAAGTGATCAAGACTTGGCAACTGACACCATTCCTACCCAATCTCTCTGAAACTAATCTATACAAGATCAATCTAACTAACCTAACTTTGTCCAATAATTTGCTTCGCTTCCTTAATTCTATTTCTCTAAAGATATGTTCTGGGCGGAGTAGTAGGTTGTTCATGTGGATGGCACTAACGTTGATTCCACGGAGTTATTGACCGTGCCAATTCTTTGTTAACCACGTTGCAGGATTCTGTTGAACATCAGATTTATATAGATTATCCAGAATTAAAGTAAAGCATGGTATATCAACTTGTATCAGTATCATCCACTGGTTATGGCCCATGTGTAAGTTTTTGTTTTATCACTTGTCTTTACCAACGCAGAAGAAGAAATTGGTTGGTGATAAGGATTTGTCACCGAAGCACGAACAGAGAGTCTGAACACATGCTCTTTATAGTGAAGAAAGACATTGGCATTAGAACTGAAACAGATAGGATCCATGGAGTCATACTAGATTTGGATTTTGCATTGAGATGCTGACCTACGAACTCTGTACAGTATTATGCAAAACAAGGAAGGAGACAGAGACACATGGTAGGCCAAGAAGAGAGAACCTTTGTGCAGCTAGAAACAGCCATTGCAATTGATTAGAACATTTGAGGGGGGGAGTGCATGTTTGGAATATATATAGGGGCCACCACCACAACTTGATTCTCCATTTTGTTTCAGCATAGATTTGTTCATAGATATTCTCACTGCTGTATATCTATGAGGACAAGCATCTGTACCACACTTGGTACCCTGTCCATCTTTTTTCTCTCCCAAACACCTCTTAACAATAAGAAAATCACCTGTCCTAGATCTCAATTCTTCCAAATTGTTGTGTGGCGTACGTAGAATGGCATCCTTCCCTCATCTCAATTCAAGCAACTCGTTGTATGAGTTTGAGACGGAGAGACGGGGGAAAAATCGGAACCAGCAGTACTGAGAAGGCATGTGttagcaaataaaaaaatcacaaacatcCAACTGGCAATTGCTGCATTGTTAAGAAATAGTAGTATTGCAGTAAGCATTTAGCAATAATACTCTTCATTAATATGCCCGTCGCTCCAAACGAATATCAAATGGTAGGATCACTCTGTCGACATAATTTCGTgggacattttttttgtttttacaaacTAACCATGGAGTATGGATTCTGCAATGTGATATTTAACATCAATTGGTACTACCACTGCGTCATATTACTGTTTTATGGAGTAGTATCTTTTACTAACTCGAAACGAGTAAGGATTGAAAACTGTTTTGTGTCTTCGAAGTAAACCGTTGCCTTGCCTGCAACAATATGCAAAGCTGTGTAGCCCCGCCAAGCTAGTGAATACACTGtaattaggggtggcaaattgaactcagacccattaacaaacccagacccatcaactagaaaatagacccaacccaacccatttattagttgggtaagaatgagttcaaacccagctaacccattattagttgggtcataattgggcatcaattgggtcaacttaaatgacccaatgggcaatgaaagtaacccaccaaatttcatctcttaattggtctcttttccaaacccagacccatcaattggtctcttttccctccccccctctctctctctctctgcccctcgcccctctctctttctctctctcccgccccccctctctctctctctctctctctcgctctcccccccccccccccccccccccccaatgcccaggagcatggccttctctctctcttttattcaattgttttgtctTAAATCACAcgcgttcaaaaatattttgaatggtccgaattaaaaatcaattgtgaccggtaacaattattttgaccagtcaaaattgaaaatacatctcatccattaattgcgcgaatggacccgtgaaattgtcctccgccgtgaataaatttctctcatggtagtcccgcaaagggtttggattaaaaaattgacttatttttttgtccttatttaaattttttttgcattttttttgttttgtgtcatatttttgtgacttattaatttgttttgatgagaggaatcggaaaagtaaaaaaatttgattgaaacttataattttttgaataaagacaaaaaaaaccaataagacaaaaaaaattacttattctcgtctttttgaaaaaatttatgagtttcgatcataatttttttttatttttctaatttttcgatcataatttttagtatatatgtaattgggttaatgggcgggtcgggtttgctttaaaataaatgggtcgggttgggtatgggtaattagactcatagttaatgggtctaaatgggtcaatgacccattaaagacccaacccattaacaacttacccaatttgacccaaacccgcccgtttgccacccctaactGTAATTTTATCTCATAACTAGTGCATgcctgtgcctgaaggcactGCGCAACGTATCTAAAGGCACGTTGCTAGTGCATGCCTGAAGGCATGACTCCACGATCAACACACTGCAAATAAACACTGGATATTGAACCCAATATATCAACTCCTGTTCCAGAGTAAAATTATAAGAatcaacattttaaaatttaaacgtACCAACCAATGCTCTACATCAACTAAATCAGCAGgggatgaaaaataataatgaaaactTTTTTTGGTACTGGTTTTGGCCTTTtggtttaatttataaaaatgagaAAGCAATAAGAGTAGGGGACGAAAATTATCATCCTtctaattttgtgttttttatttatgcAGCCTTATACCTGAGGAAAAAATAATGAAACACTCAGTCATGAACTATTGTTCTCACACTGCATGCGCTTACACATTTTCCAACTTAAATGGATGGCCAATAGCCATTACCTGCTTCCAAAGATTTTCCAAAACACATACAATTGAATAAAAAGTAGTCTACTTACTATAAAAACCAATTCACTACTACAGATTCACCAAACATGTGTTGGGCATTCCATCAAACATCTTATTGGCTACATAAAAAAGGTAGCGACTACATGAGAATGAATGAAGCTAGAGATGGGAACCACTGGTTTAAACAAAGCAGTATCAATGATTTTGCAGTGACGTCATGACCGTCGTTTACTTCGTCGGACCACACCCAACCCATCTCTACTGCCTgcgtggggagagagagagagagagagagagagagagagagagagagagagagagagagagagagaggggttttgagagagaattTTATAGCCACTCAAATGTAatgtatttaccaaaatgtcatgTTGGAAGATCCAATGACTGTAACGTATTGAAAATTCAATCTAATGGCTAAAAATGTAAATTGAGGGACAAAATTAAGCTGTAGCCCCTCTCAAGATTCAAACGTCAAGAAAACAGGCCCATCACGGTTCACATCGCATGACAAGAAATAGATACTCCATCCGTCCGGAGTTAATTGTCCATAGTTCTAAtataactggctaaaaaatgggtTACATTTTTGAATCCTTAATGAATTTCACAtcgaatatgaatcttgtttgatagatttcgattagttctatggagtaataaatttttttcgaaatcatgtaaaacattaaaaattgaaagatataatcgattgaaaaataacacaaatttcaaaaaaagactattaaatccggatggAGATAGTATTTAAGTTGTCATCATCGCCTCCTTTATGGAGGATTCTTAGGCCGTCAATGGAACAAAAGATCACATTTATAGCGAAAAATAGACCCAAGGGGGGAAAACAATAACTAGTTCTAACAAGGACTCCAAAAGGACCACTTCGTGTTTCAGAACCCGCGGCCAACATTTATGCATGTGGATAGGGAAGAGATGAGCCAGCCCATAAGCTGAAAACCACTCATCCAGGAGGGCTTCGCTTTTGTGGTGTGAAAATTCTTGCATGGTCCATGGATCAACCCTCGTCGATTGAACTACATCATGATTAAGATTAGCGGAACTGATTGATAGTTTGTTTCAACTAAATTCTTTAACTCTGAAGTTGAAAGGACACAATCTCACACCATTAGATTTGAACAATCTAGGGACAAGGGAGTGCTCTATAGACTGGTTTGTCATGCTTAAACTTCAAATTACAGGAGAACCAAGAATTGATAAAtggaaacgttttttttttcaaaatccctTTTACATGAAGTCTAGGAATACTAAAACGAATCACAGAACTGGCAGAAACCAAATGGACGGACTCACGGacacttttaagttttaaataTCGTTGTCCATTGTTGCATATTTTTGTGATCGGTTCTACGATTGGGTTTTGTGTCCCTGGAAAGATATTATTACCATGAGATAATGAAAAATATCAACCATACAGAGTCATACATattccttccgtcccaatttgttgcgcCTATTTTGACTTTCACGTAATTTAAGAAAAGATCATAATTACATTGACTTTGtgtcaattttaccattttacccctttGTAACTTATGActttttgtcaactttcttGTCATATTGCTTCGTTAGctccgatataaggaataacgccccaagcgtagggcttaatatgtcagttgaagcataataatccggaagaccgggatcgtacccacgggaataattaatacggctttattggatttgtagatgcaagtaagggctttcggcttttaggcaGCTAACTTGGTTTTACATTTGTAGTGGAAagtaaaaggggctaaattgaaaagtgaataaactaagataaaaagcaggttaggtcaatgaattactaacactcacgactcgaGTTAAACtacatttctcacccaattacgcAGTTCaagatacacaattaaggtccCCAAACCGGAAAATaagatggttcgattaccaagctagctccagaatttatttagcaaatgtcTCATGCGACAGAGTTCCAAGCATCATGAGTGCTAAGTAGGCggtgctcttacctacacatgatcaaagagattaacaccttagcgatttgacaaataaacctgAACCTcacatcgattctcgaaccaaaggtttaagctttatggtgaaaaatgcaattctacttgagccatgaggtgctaatcaccccatgacctaaccttggaaaactactcacacatatctattgagataagagcaagcaagaatctacttagcataattgaaataacaacactagaagaaaattagattaaacgatagatcgaggGATtcgctacaactttaatgaaaacGACAAtggcaaaaactaattaattacgacagaaaaataaagattcaaagctggaaaatgaagaacaaccaagaacaattcaaaatctagatttagatctaaaaatgatgcaatcaaatttaatcTACTTTTTTGTACAAAGTGACATCACGGCTTTTATATCCTCCAAGTACGCGCACAGAATATTCTCCAAGATACTCTAAAGACGCCCTCCTAaagccctcggcatcgatggaaaaAGGCTTAAAGCTGCTGCTAAAGGTCTTGGCATCGATGTAACAATAaacttcccatcgatgccgagatagGCAGGGAACTGGTGTGGtaaaggggctcggcatcgatgtaacttGTTTTCTTCCATCGATGTCGAGGTGCTTAACTCCAGTAATTGGTCTTGGCGTCTTGCTCGCTGCTTTGCCTTGCCTTGCCTTGCTTTCGGGTCACTTTGAAACTTTGTGCTTGAATCCAATGATATGTTCTTTGCCATCTTTAAACCTTGAATGTCTTAACGCGCTTTGGCATTAAAAACCCCTGCTTTGTACAATTTCCTACAAAACGAAACTAAAAAACCTAACGAGTAAAAGCAATTAAAAACCACTAAATTAAcgaaagaaataactaaaactagacagctagcgcacccttaattatattatcgggtgcttatcatatATCATTAATTTGCTCCacttttctttcaaatcaagtttaaaatttgaatttaggAAGGAAAAATGAGGGGTAATGTGGACATCCAAAATTGAAACTTTTTGAAACAAATACATCATTTTGGaacatctcaaaaaataataaggatacaacaaagtgggacggagggagtactacatAGAGAAAAGGGGTAGAACAGAACAATTCAATTCATTTTCCTATGGCAGCATAGAAACCCAAGTTTTTGGGCCTTCAATTAGGAGCCTCAAAAAACTTAAGAAATCGGTTAATTGTGACACCCCACCCCCACCTAACTTGATCCGTACAGAATCACGAGATAATGAGGGGAGTAATCCCGTCTGCCTACCTTACTCCAGTGGTTCGGGTAGATGCTTAGACTTTGAAAGTACTCCTCAAGATATGAGGTTCGATTCCCTATAGAGTGAGTATCTTGCAGTGAGTGGAGGACCGTGACTACTAACTAGTGCAGCCACGCTAGCTCCCTCGAAGGTTTGGGCTGCGCAGTCGGGTCTATTTAGTAGGTTGGTTGTAGAGCTCTTCCTCCTCCGTTacacaataaaagaaaagatcttTAGGATATGGCATTGGTCAAGAGataaattcttcttcttctggctTGGTGAAGACATCTCTCTATGGGCGAGATCTTAAGATCCCCTACCCATCAAGGGGCCTGATATTAGGGGTCTAATGACTCTAGACCGGTCCGAGAAATCTGTTTGATGTCCATGAATCATAGCCTTGCTAGTCTCCAGCTACGTACAAGTTGTTATTTGAGAGGAGACTTGTAACgtcctttttaattgaggtgcttaaatgttatatttaataacctAAAGGACTAAagtgcgatttttttttattagagtggtgcatgtgtgccgtgtgtttgtgtgaggtggtgtgtgtgtgtttctttttaaaacaaaagaaaagaaagaaaacccatcAGGAGAGGTTccaacgtgagagagagagagagagagagagagagagagagagagagagatcagccggtggaagaaggagaagagaaaggggaagTGAGAGCTAGGTTGAATTGGAAACTTTGTAAGGTAATTCATGATCTTCTTTACTtgaatttatgattttgttgttcaattccCTACCTGGCATCTAGTTTGAGGTGAATTGAATTCATGGGAGAagggtttttgaggttggaattgggtttaatttcagaaaattcggGGTATgatatgaatatgcataactgtgttgaaTCAAATTGAAACTGTTctgtttttgacgaatttattcaaggtacct
The sequence above is a segment of the Rhododendron vialii isolate Sample 1 chromosome 13a, ASM3025357v1 genome. Coding sequences within it:
- the LOC131315048 gene encoding probable galacturonosyltransferase-like 7, translating into MLWIMRLSGFFSAAVVMIVLSPSMQSFPPAEAIRSSNLDTYSPLNRFSFRKSSPFRNAEECTTIPIIKLGKKSGICDPSLVHVAITLDVDYLRGSIAAVHSILRHSLCPESIFFHFLVSETKLETLVRSTFPQLKFKVYYFDPETVRSLISTSVRQALEQPLNYARNYLADLLEPCVRRVIYLDSDLVVVDDISKLWTTRLQGKTIGAPEYCHANFTKYFTSSFWSDESYSGTFSGRSPCYFNTGVMVIDLGKWRRFGYTKRIERWMQIQKSGATRIYELGSLPPFLLVFAGHVAPIDHRWNQHGLGGDNVRGSCRDLHPGPVSLLHWSGSGKPWLRLDSKQPCPLDTLWAPYDLYGH